A stretch of Aedes aegypti strain LVP_AGWG chromosome 2, AaegL5.0 Primary Assembly, whole genome shotgun sequence DNA encodes these proteins:
- the LOC5575161 gene encoding trans-1,2-dihydrobenzene-1,2-diol dehydrogenase isoform X1 yields MPPLRWGIVSAGTIAHDFVCAVSTLPESDHKVVAVAARGLDNAQKFADLHGIAVFHVGYEALARDHNVDIVYIGTVNTVHYEVAIMMLDAGKHILCEKPLCVNEGQSKALFDYAREKKLFCMEAMWSRFFPAYNHLRERLRKEDLGDIKEVKSELGFPISKVERIRMGHLGGGTVLDLGVNNIQLALWVFQEFPDEIVAEGELNEENIDTEMNVKLRFPCGGVAQMRTSGVKQLSNQAVITGTEGKITLYDFWCPIELTDIDGTVRSYPLANSKIECILKNSVGLRYEAEECRKRILAGDLESQVMSHKDSLDVARVVDNIRKQIGIEYAEDFIFKAKRDSLK; encoded by the exons ATGCCTCCATTACGCTGGGGAATCGTAAGTGCCGGAACGATCGCGCATGATTTCGTTTGTGCCGTATCAACGCTACCTGAATCGGATCACAAGGTGGTTGCCGTTGCAGCAAGAGGGCTAGATAATGCACAGAAGTTTGCAGATTTACATGGGATTGCGGTGTTCCATGTCGGTTATGAGGCACTGGCTAGGGATCACAACGTTG ACATTGTCTACATTGGCACGGTTAACACAGTTCATTACGAAGTGGCTATAATGATGTTGGATGCGGGAAAGCATATCCTTTGCGAGAAACCACTTTGCGTAAACGAAGGGCAATCCAAGGCTCTGTTCGACTATGCTCGTGAGAAGAAGCTGTTCTGTATGGAAGCCATGTGGTCCCGATTCTTCCCGGCCTACAACCATCTGCGAGAACGACTCAGAAAGGAAGACCTGGGAGACATCAAGGAGGTCAAGTCGGAGCTAGGGTTTCCCATTAGCAAAGTGGAACGGATCCGTATGGGTCACCTGGGTGGAGGTACAGTGCTGGATTTAGGAGTTAACAACATTCAACTAGCCCTGTGGGTATTCCAAGAGTTTCCAGACGAGATCGTGGCCGAGGGAGAGTTGAACgaagaaaatatcgatactgAAATGAATGTGAAACTTCGATTTCCCTGTGGAGGAGTTGCTCAGATGAGGACCAGCGGTGTGAAACAGCTGTCCAACCAAGCAGTAATAACTGGAACCGAAGGAAAGATTACG CTCTATGACTTCTGGTGCCCCATCGAGCTGACAGATATCGATGGGACGGTGCGATCTTACCCTCTAGCAAAttcgaaaattgaatgtattctcaaaaatagtGTTGGATTGCGTTACGAGGCGGAGGAATGTCGAAAGCGTATTCTGGCTGGTGACCTGGAGTCACAAGTGATGTCGCACAAAGATAGCTTGGACGTGGCCCGCGTTGTGGACAACATTCGAAAGCAGATCGGAATCGAATATGCAGAGGATTTTATTTTCAAGGCGAAAAGGGACAGCTTAAAATGA
- the LOC5575161 gene encoding trans-1,2-dihydrobenzene-1,2-diol dehydrogenase isoform X2 yields MHAVKKKVQRERVGVEEAEVRCVCSRVINIVYIGTVNTVHYEVAIMMLDAGKHILCEKPLCVNEGQSKALFDYAREKKLFCMEAMWSRFFPAYNHLRERLRKEDLGDIKEVKSELGFPISKVERIRMGHLGGGTVLDLGVNNIQLALWVFQEFPDEIVAEGELNEENIDTEMNVKLRFPCGGVAQMRTSGVKQLSNQAVITGTEGKITLYDFWCPIELTDIDGTVRSYPLANSKIECILKNSVGLRYEAEECRKRILAGDLESQVMSHKDSLDVARVVDNIRKQIGIEYAEDFIFKAKRDSLK; encoded by the exons ACATTGTCTACATTGGCACGGTTAACACAGTTCATTACGAAGTGGCTATAATGATGTTGGATGCGGGAAAGCATATCCTTTGCGAGAAACCACTTTGCGTAAACGAAGGGCAATCCAAGGCTCTGTTCGACTATGCTCGTGAGAAGAAGCTGTTCTGTATGGAAGCCATGTGGTCCCGATTCTTCCCGGCCTACAACCATCTGCGAGAACGACTCAGAAAGGAAGACCTGGGAGACATCAAGGAGGTCAAGTCGGAGCTAGGGTTTCCCATTAGCAAAGTGGAACGGATCCGTATGGGTCACCTGGGTGGAGGTACAGTGCTGGATTTAGGAGTTAACAACATTCAACTAGCCCTGTGGGTATTCCAAGAGTTTCCAGACGAGATCGTGGCCGAGGGAGAGTTGAACgaagaaaatatcgatactgAAATGAATGTGAAACTTCGATTTCCCTGTGGAGGAGTTGCTCAGATGAGGACCAGCGGTGTGAAACAGCTGTCCAACCAAGCAGTAATAACTGGAACCGAAGGAAAGATTACG CTCTATGACTTCTGGTGCCCCATCGAGCTGACAGATATCGATGGGACGGTGCGATCTTACCCTCTAGCAAAttcgaaaattgaatgtattctcaaaaatagtGTTGGATTGCGTTACGAGGCGGAGGAATGTCGAAAGCGTATTCTGGCTGGTGACCTGGAGTCACAAGTGATGTCGCACAAAGATAGCTTGGACGTGGCCCGCGTTGTGGACAACATTCGAAAGCAGATCGGAATCGAATATGCAGAGGATTTTATTTTCAAGGCGAAAAGGGACAGCTTAAAATGA